In one Streptomyces sp. T12 genomic region, the following are encoded:
- a CDS encoding metallophosphoesterase, whose amino-acid sequence MAPTPTGNRRTRVHVVSDVHGNARDLARAGEGADALICLGDLVLFLDYADHSRGIFPDLFGVAAADRIVELRTARRFEEAREFGTRLWAGIGSDRGAVIEKAVRKQYAEMFAAFPTPTYATYGNVDMPPLWPEYAGPGTTVLDGERVEIGGWVFGFVGGGLRTPMRTPYEISDEEYAAKIEAVGEVDVLCTHIPPDVPELVYDTVARRFERGSRALLEAIRRTRPRYSLFGHVHQPLVRRMRIGATECVNVGHFAGSGKPWALEW is encoded by the coding sequence ATGGCACCCACACCGACGGGAAACCGCAGGACACGCGTACATGTGGTCAGCGATGTGCACGGCAATGCCCGTGACCTGGCCAGGGCCGGCGAGGGTGCCGACGCCTTGATCTGCCTCGGCGACCTGGTGCTGTTCCTGGACTACGCCGACCACTCGCGCGGCATCTTCCCCGACCTGTTCGGCGTGGCGGCCGCCGACCGCATCGTGGAACTGCGCACCGCCCGGCGCTTCGAGGAGGCGCGGGAGTTCGGGACGCGGCTGTGGGCCGGGATCGGCTCGGACCGGGGTGCGGTGATCGAGAAGGCGGTACGCAAGCAGTACGCCGAGATGTTCGCGGCGTTCCCGACGCCGACGTACGCCACCTACGGCAATGTCGACATGCCGCCCCTGTGGCCGGAGTACGCCGGGCCGGGCACGACGGTGCTGGACGGGGAGCGGGTGGAGATCGGGGGGTGGGTCTTCGGCTTCGTGGGCGGGGGCCTGCGGACGCCGATGCGCACGCCGTACGAGATCAGCGACGAGGAGTACGCGGCGAAGATCGAGGCCGTGGGGGAGGTGGACGTGCTGTGCACGCACATTCCGCCGGATGTCCCGGAGTTGGTGTACGACACGGTGGCGCGGCGCTTCGAGCGGGGCAGCAGGGCGCTGCTGGAGGCGATTCGCCGCACGCGTCCCCGTTACTCGCTGTTCGGGCATGTCCACCAGCCGCTGGTCCGGCGGATGCGGATCGGGGCGACGGAGTGCGTGAACGTGGGGCACTTCGCCGGGTCGGGGAAGCCGTGGGCGCTGGAATGGTGA
- a CDS encoding carboxylesterase, translating into MPVLPGAEPYRHEGGEVGVLLCHGFTGSPQSLRPWAEYLAERGLTVSLPLLPGHGTRWEDMQLTGWQDWYAEVDRALRNLRDRCERVFVAGLSMGGALALRLAAKHGEDVAGVLVVNPANKVHGLSAYTLPVSRHLVRTTRGIASDIAKEGSVELGYDRVPLHAAHSLRKFFRLLDGELPQVTQPLLLLRSAQDHTVPAADSARVLSRVSSTDVTEIVLEQSYHVATLDHEADRIFEESLGFIDRLATGVDKEGTTARG; encoded by the coding sequence GTGCCGGTCCTTCCTGGAGCCGAGCCGTACCGCCACGAGGGCGGGGAGGTCGGGGTTCTGCTCTGTCACGGCTTCACCGGTTCCCCCCAGTCGCTGCGCCCGTGGGCGGAGTATCTCGCCGAGCGCGGGCTCACCGTCTCGCTGCCGCTGCTGCCGGGCCACGGCACCCGCTGGGAGGACATGCAGCTCACCGGCTGGCAGGACTGGTACGCCGAGGTGGACCGCGCGCTGCGCAACCTCCGCGACCGCTGCGAGCGGGTCTTCGTCGCCGGCCTGTCCATGGGCGGCGCCCTGGCGCTGCGGCTCGCCGCGAAGCACGGGGAGGACGTCGCGGGCGTGCTGGTCGTCAACCCCGCGAACAAGGTGCACGGGCTGTCCGCGTACACCCTTCCGGTCTCCCGCCACCTCGTCCGTACGACGCGGGGCATCGCCAGTGACATCGCGAAGGAGGGCAGCGTCGAGCTCGGGTACGACCGGGTTCCGTTGCACGCGGCCCACTCCCTCAGGAAGTTCTTCCGCCTTCTCGACGGCGAACTGCCGCAGGTCACCCAGCCCCTGCTGCTCCTGCGCAGCGCCCAGGACCACACCGTGCCGGCGGCGGATTCGGCCCGGGTCCTGAGTCGGGTGTCGTCGACAGACGTAACGGAGATCGTGCTGGAACAGAGCTATCACGTGGCGACGTTGGACCATGAAGCGGACCGGATCTTCGAGGAGAGCCTCGGCTTCATCGACCGGCTCGCGACCGGCGTCGACAAGGAAGGGACGACCGCACGTGGCTGA
- a CDS encoding SRPBCC family protein: MAEHTSSSITIEAAPADVMGVIADFARYPDWTGEVKEAEVLKTDDQGRAEQVRLVMDAGAIKDDQVLGYTWTGEYEVSWTLVKSQMLRSLDGSYILKPAGAGSTEVTYQLTVDVKIPMLGMIKRKAEKVIIDRALAGLKKRVESDK, translated from the coding sequence ATGGCGGAACACACCAGCTCGAGCATCACGATCGAGGCGGCACCGGCCGACGTCATGGGGGTGATCGCCGACTTCGCCCGCTACCCGGACTGGACCGGCGAGGTGAAGGAGGCGGAGGTCCTCAAGACCGACGACCAGGGCCGCGCCGAGCAGGTCCGCCTCGTCATGGACGCCGGCGCGATCAAGGACGACCAGGTGCTGGGGTACACCTGGACCGGCGAGTACGAGGTGTCCTGGACTCTGGTGAAGTCCCAGATGCTGCGGTCGCTCGACGGCTCGTACATCTTGAAGCCGGCGGGGGCGGGCTCGACCGAGGTCACTTACCAGCTGACCGTCGACGTCAAGATCCCGATGCTCGGCATGATCAAGCGCAAGGCCGAGAAGGTCATCATCGACCGGGCGCTGGCGGGGCTGAAGAAGCGCGTGGAGTCGGACAAGTAG
- the macS gene encoding MacS family sensor histidine kinase, whose amino-acid sequence MAKRERVMRMSVEQPLWRALAGYRVLTMVYAIGLFISAHDEVARPWVAIAYFAVLAVWTLATLPRVANAASCTKRFLAVDLTIALVGILLTRLAEAPERIDAGAPTLPSIWTAGAVLAFAIKGGWRWAAFASTLVAAANLVERSGVPTRDTIHMVLLVWIASIAIGYVVEVARASERTLARALEIEAATRERERLARDIHDGVLQVLAMVQRRGAVIGGEAAELGRMAGEQEVALRTLVSGGLVPVSRVSEDAAEGAVVRAVDVPDDADGPVDLRVLLARYAGAMVSLAEPGAPVPLAPAAARELAAAVGAALDNVRKHAGEHARAWILVEDEPDAVIVTVRDDGPGIPEGRLAQAEGEGRLGVAQSIRGRLRDLGGSAELISVPGQGTEVELKVPKDSSASRGKAEQR is encoded by the coding sequence ATGGCCAAGCGAGAGCGGGTCATGAGAATGTCCGTCGAGCAGCCGCTGTGGCGGGCGCTCGCCGGGTACCGGGTGCTGACCATGGTGTACGCCATCGGGCTCTTCATCAGCGCCCACGACGAGGTCGCCCGCCCCTGGGTGGCCATCGCCTACTTCGCCGTACTGGCCGTCTGGACCCTGGCCACCCTGCCCCGGGTCGCGAACGCCGCGAGCTGCACCAAGCGCTTCCTCGCCGTGGACCTCACCATCGCCCTGGTCGGCATCCTGCTCACCCGGCTCGCCGAGGCACCCGAGCGGATCGACGCCGGAGCCCCGACCCTGCCCTCGATATGGACCGCGGGCGCCGTGCTGGCGTTCGCCATCAAGGGCGGCTGGCGCTGGGCGGCCTTCGCCTCCACCCTGGTCGCCGCCGCCAACCTGGTCGAACGCTCCGGCGTACCCACCCGCGACACCATCCACATGGTGCTGCTCGTCTGGATCGCCTCCATCGCCATCGGCTACGTCGTCGAGGTCGCCCGCGCCTCCGAGCGCACCCTCGCCCGAGCCCTGGAGATCGAGGCGGCCACCCGTGAGCGGGAGCGGCTCGCCCGGGACATCCACGACGGCGTGCTCCAGGTGCTCGCGATGGTGCAGCGGCGCGGTGCCGTCATCGGCGGGGAGGCGGCCGAGCTGGGCCGGATGGCCGGCGAGCAGGAGGTGGCGCTGCGCACGCTGGTCTCGGGCGGCCTCGTACCCGTGTCGCGGGTGTCGGAGGACGCCGCCGAGGGAGCCGTCGTACGGGCCGTGGACGTGCCGGACGACGCCGACGGTCCCGTCGATCTGCGCGTGCTGCTCGCACGCTACGCCGGCGCCATGGTGAGCCTGGCCGAGCCCGGCGCGCCCGTGCCGCTGGCCCCGGCCGCCGCGCGGGAACTGGCCGCGGCCGTGGGAGCGGCCCTGGACAACGTCCGTAAGCACGCGGGGGAGCACGCGCGTGCGTGGATCCTCGTCGAGGACGAGCCCGACGCGGTGATCGTCACCGTACGGGACGACGGACCCGGCATCCCCGAGGGCCGGCTCGCGCAGGCCGAGGGCGAGGGCCGGCTCGGGGTCGCCCAGTCGATCCGGGGGCGGCTGCGGGACCTCGGCGGCAGCGCCGAGCTGATCTCGGTGCCGGGGCAGGGCACCGAAGTGGAACTGAAGGTACCGAAGGACAGCAGCGCTTCACGGGGGAAGGCGGAGCAGCGATGA
- a CDS encoding DUF5304 domain-containing protein — protein MSEELPPSDAGEDEAVDEVRATDADAWSTACAEDLAAEKARRRAEYGPPPGSAAEELRKLVDAVADKLSTIQSPLLGAVAGPAAQQVVKQVVEQAKAAVEPVIERNPDVFDHLAAAGTELLAAYRSAVQAQERRWTTGDQDLDERRDRGDGTGPGERIDLD, from the coding sequence ATGAGCGAAGAGCTCCCCCCGTCCGACGCCGGTGAGGATGAGGCTGTCGACGAGGTACGGGCGACCGACGCCGACGCCTGGTCGACGGCGTGCGCCGAGGACCTCGCCGCGGAGAAGGCCCGCCGCCGCGCCGAGTACGGCCCGCCGCCGGGCTCGGCCGCCGAGGAACTGCGCAAGCTCGTCGACGCGGTCGCGGACAAGCTGTCGACCATCCAGTCCCCGCTGCTCGGCGCGGTCGCCGGACCCGCCGCCCAGCAGGTGGTCAAGCAGGTCGTGGAGCAGGCCAAAGCCGCCGTCGAGCCCGTCATCGAGCGCAACCCGGACGTCTTCGACCACCTGGCCGCGGCAGGCACCGAACTCCTCGCCGCCTACCGCTCCGCGGTCCAGGCCCAGGAACGACGCTGGACGACCGGGGACCAGGATCTCGACGAGCGCCGAGACCGGGGCGACGGCACCGGCCCCGGCGAACGCATCGACCTGGACTGA
- a CDS encoding endonuclease/exonuclease/phosphatase family protein, with amino-acid sequence MELLPNSRTEPDGSAVIRALSYNIRSMRDDTAALARVITACNPDLVLIQEAPRFFRWRKKLARLARAANLVILTGGATAAGPAILCNLRATVERTEDVLLPLTPGLHRRGFATAVVRFGGARLGVLSCHLSLQKDERYEQGAMLLDRLAGLGVEHAVAGGDLNERPGGRAFGRMATDLQDCWATAPWGGEYTSTPADPHQRIDAVFATKGIEVLGCGVPLGHPGVTETDLRAATDHLPVLAALKIPTS; translated from the coding sequence ATGGAGTTGCTCCCCAATTCCCGCACGGAGCCCGACGGTTCCGCGGTCATCAGGGCCCTGAGCTACAACATCCGCTCGATGCGCGACGACACAGCCGCCCTCGCCCGCGTCATCACCGCCTGCAATCCCGACCTGGTCCTGATCCAAGAAGCCCCCCGCTTCTTCCGCTGGCGCAAGAAACTCGCCCGCCTGGCCCGTGCAGCGAACCTCGTCATCCTCACCGGCGGCGCCACAGCCGCAGGCCCAGCGATTCTGTGCAACCTCAGGGCCACCGTGGAGAGAACAGAGGACGTACTCCTGCCGCTGACCCCGGGTCTGCACCGCCGCGGCTTCGCCACAGCAGTGGTCCGGTTCGGCGGAGCCCGTCTCGGCGTCCTCAGCTGTCACCTCAGCCTCCAGAAGGACGAGCGCTACGAGCAGGGCGCCATGCTGCTGGACCGGCTGGCCGGCCTGGGCGTGGAGCACGCCGTGGCGGGCGGCGACCTGAACGAGCGGCCCGGTGGCCGTGCCTTCGGCCGCATGGCCACCGACCTCCAGGACTGCTGGGCCACCGCCCCCTGGGGCGGCGAGTACACCTCGACCCCGGCCGACCCCCATCAACGTATCGACGCGGTCTTCGCCACCAAGGGCATCGAGGTACTCGGCTGCGGAGTCCCCCTCGGCCACCCCGGTGTGACGGAGACAGACCTGAGGGCGGCCACGGACCACCTTCCGGTCCTGGCCGCCCTCAAGATCCCGACGTCCTAG
- a CDS encoding ArsA family ATPase: MRTILITGPGGSGRTTVAAATALTAAAGGTRTLVLSADRTDTLGAALGVATGPAPTEVAPQLTAWRPDAATGFRDDLAAFQERATAALDLLGASRLDPEEVTPLPGAEELALLRALRDAALAEAHDLLVVDLPATPHALALLALPEELRRYLRRLLPSERQAARALRPVLGRLAGVPMPAQWLYETAARWDVELAAVEAVVADRDTVVRLVAEPGPGGADAVRHATLALALRGLRPDLLVANRVLPEAEAPADSWLAGPVAQQRKVLEEWGEDHEVRRVAHLGRDPRGADDLDALAVPAVNDSSSTVEWPVTDRLAEDGVLVWALPLPGAVRDELDLVRRGDELVVTAGQFRRIVPLPSALRRCGVDGAALRDGELRIRFAPDPDLWPRTP, translated from the coding sequence ATGCGCACCATCCTGATCACAGGCCCGGGCGGCAGCGGCCGTACAACCGTCGCCGCCGCCACCGCGCTGACGGCGGCGGCGGGCGGCACCAGAACCCTGGTCCTCAGCGCCGACCGCACCGACACCCTGGGCGCGGCACTCGGCGTGGCCACCGGACCGGCCCCGACCGAGGTCGCCCCCCAGCTCACCGCCTGGCGCCCCGACGCCGCCACCGGCTTCCGCGACGACCTCGCCGCCTTCCAGGAGCGTGCCACCGCAGCCCTCGACCTCCTCGGCGCCTCCCGGCTCGACCCGGAAGAGGTCACCCCCCTCCCCGGTGCCGAGGAGCTCGCGCTGCTCCGTGCGCTGCGGGACGCCGCGCTCGCCGAGGCGCACGACCTTCTCGTCGTGGACCTGCCCGCCACCCCGCACGCCCTCGCCCTGCTCGCGCTCCCCGAGGAGCTGCGCCGCTACCTGCGCCGGCTGCTCCCGTCCGAACGGCAGGCGGCCCGTGCGCTGCGGCCCGTCCTGGGGCGGCTGGCCGGTGTTCCGATGCCCGCGCAGTGGCTGTACGAGACCGCGGCCCGCTGGGACGTCGAGCTCGCCGCCGTCGAGGCCGTCGTCGCCGACCGCGACACCGTCGTACGGCTGGTCGCCGAGCCCGGTCCGGGCGGCGCCGACGCCGTGCGCCATGCCACCCTCGCCCTCGCCCTGCGCGGCCTGCGCCCCGACCTGCTGGTCGCCAACCGGGTCCTGCCGGAGGCGGAGGCGCCGGCGGACAGCTGGCTCGCCGGGCCCGTCGCCCAGCAGCGCAAGGTTCTGGAGGAGTGGGGGGAGGACCACGAGGTTCGTCGCGTCGCGCACCTCGGGCGGGACCCGCGTGGCGCCGACGATCTCGACGCGCTCGCCGTGCCCGCCGTCAACGACTCGTCCTCCACCGTCGAGTGGCCTGTCACCGACCGGCTTGCCGAGGACGGCGTCCTCGTCTGGGCCCTCCCGCTGCCCGGCGCCGTACGCGACGAGCTCGACCTCGTCCGGCGCGGCGACGAACTCGTCGTCACTGCGGGACAGTTCCGGCGTATCGTGCCCCTGCCGTCGGCCCTGCGCCGGTGCGGTGTGGACGGGGCCGCGCTGCGCGATGGCGAGCTGCGGATCCGGTTCGCGCCGGATCCGGATCTCTGGCCGCGGACCCCGTGA
- a CDS encoding 1-acyl-sn-glycerol-3-phosphate acyltransferase, producing the protein MKVAIGGPLKVAFRPWVEGLENVPAAGAAILASNHLSFSDSFFLPAVLDRKVTFIAKAEYFTTPGVKGRMTAAFFKGVGQLPVDRSGARGAGEAAIKSGIEVLERGELFGIYPEGTRSPDGRLYRGKPGGLARVALATGAPVIPVAMIDTEKIQPPGQVMPKLMRPGIRIGKPLDFSRYQGMEHDRFVLRALTDEVMYEIMKLSGQEYVDMYATAAKRQIADAAKAEKEAEKAAKAALAQAEKDQAQKKKEQPE; encoded by the coding sequence ATGAAGGTGGCCATCGGGGGACCGTTGAAGGTCGCCTTCAGGCCCTGGGTGGAAGGCCTGGAGAACGTTCCTGCCGCGGGCGCCGCGATCCTCGCGAGCAACCACCTCTCGTTTTCCGACTCGTTCTTCCTGCCCGCGGTCCTCGACCGCAAGGTGACCTTCATCGCGAAGGCCGAGTACTTCACGACCCCCGGCGTCAAGGGCCGGATGACGGCCGCGTTCTTCAAGGGCGTCGGCCAGCTGCCCGTGGACCGCTCCGGGGCGCGCGGCGCGGGCGAGGCCGCCATCAAGAGCGGCATAGAGGTCCTGGAGCGCGGTGAGCTGTTCGGTATCTATCCGGAGGGCACGCGCTCGCCCGACGGCCGGCTCTACCGGGGCAAGCCCGGCGGCCTCGCGCGCGTGGCGCTGGCCACCGGGGCGCCGGTCATCCCCGTCGCGATGATCGACACGGAGAAGATCCAGCCGCCGGGCCAGGTCATGCCCAAGCTCATGCGGCCGGGCATCCGGATCGGCAAGCCGCTGGACTTCAGCCGGTACCAGGGCATGGAGCACGACCGTTTCGTGCTCCGCGCGCTGACCGACGAGGTCATGTACGAGATCATGAAGCTCTCCGGCCAGGAGTACGTCGACATGTACGCGACCGCCGCCAAGCGGCAGATCGCGGATGCGGCGAAGGCCGAGAAGGAAGCGGAGAAGGCGGCCAAGGCCGCACTCGCGCAGGCCGAGAAGGACCAGGCGCAGAAGAAGAAGGAACAGCCCGAATAG
- a CDS encoding 6-phosphofructokinase: MRVGVLTGGGDCPGLNAVIRAVVRKGVQEYGYDFVGFRDGWRGPLENDTVPLDIPAVRGILPRGGTILGSSRTNPLKQEDGIRRIKENLAKQEVEALIAIGGEDTLGVAARLSDEYGVPCVGVPKTIDNDLSATDYTFGFDTAVGIATEAIDRLHTTAESHMRVLVCEVMGRHAGWIAIHSGLAGGANVILIPEQRFDVDKVCAWITSRFKASYAPIVVVAEGAMPKDGDMVLKDESLDSFGHVRLSGVGEWLAKEIEKRTGKEARTTVLGHIQRGGTPSAFDRWLATRFGLHAIEAVRDGDFGKMVALRGTDIVRVPIADATAKLKTVDPKLYEEVGVFFG; the protein is encoded by the coding sequence ATGCGGGTCGGAGTACTGACCGGAGGCGGCGACTGCCCCGGTCTCAACGCCGTCATCCGGGCCGTCGTCCGCAAGGGCGTGCAGGAGTACGGCTATGACTTCGTCGGCTTCCGGGACGGCTGGCGAGGTCCGCTCGAGAACGACACCGTCCCTCTCGACATCCCCGCCGTGCGCGGCATCCTGCCCCGCGGCGGCACCATCCTCGGCTCCTCGCGCACCAACCCCCTCAAGCAGGAGGACGGCATCCGCCGTATCAAGGAGAACCTCGCCAAGCAGGAGGTCGAGGCGCTCATCGCCATCGGCGGCGAGGACACCCTCGGCGTCGCCGCCCGCCTGTCCGACGAGTACGGCGTGCCCTGCGTCGGCGTGCCCAAGACGATCGACAACGACCTGTCCGCCACCGACTACACCTTCGGCTTCGACACCGCCGTCGGCATCGCGACGGAAGCGATCGACCGGCTGCACACCACCGCCGAGTCCCACATGCGCGTCCTGGTCTGTGAGGTGATGGGCCGTCACGCCGGCTGGATCGCCATCCACTCCGGGCTGGCCGGCGGTGCCAACGTCATCCTCATCCCCGAGCAGCGCTTCGACGTCGACAAGGTCTGCGCCTGGATCACCTCCCGCTTCAAGGCGTCGTACGCCCCGATCGTGGTCGTCGCCGAGGGCGCCATGCCGAAGGACGGCGACATGGTGCTGAAGGACGAGTCGCTGGACTCCTTCGGGCACGTCCGGCTGTCCGGGGTCGGCGAGTGGCTGGCCAAGGAGATCGAGAAGCGCACGGGCAAGGAAGCCCGTACGACGGTCCTCGGGCACATCCAGCGCGGCGGCACGCCCAGCGCCTTCGACCGCTGGCTCGCCACCCGCTTCGGGCTGCACGCCATCGAGGCCGTCCGCGACGGCGACTTCGGCAAGATGGTCGCCCTGCGCGGCACGGACATCGTCCGCGTCCCGATCGCGGACGCCACGGCCAAGCTGAAGACGGTGGATCCGAAGCTGTACGAGGAGGTCGGGGTCTTCTTCGGCTGA
- a CDS encoding response regulator transcription factor: MTDTASGQQGPIKVMVVDDHPMWRDAVARDLAESGFDVVATAGDGDQAVRRAKAAAPDVLVLDLNLPAKPGVQVCKELVGHNPALRVLVLSASGEHADVLEAVKSGATGYLLKSASTEELLDAVRRTAVGDPVFTPGLAGLVLGEYRRLASEPLPAAQDADQPGAPQLTERETEVLRLVAKGLSYKQIAERLVISHRTVQNHVQNTLGKLQLHNRVELVRYAIERGLDDE; encoded by the coding sequence ATGACGGACACCGCGAGCGGACAGCAGGGCCCGATCAAGGTCATGGTGGTCGACGACCACCCCATGTGGCGCGACGCGGTCGCCCGCGACCTGGCCGAGTCCGGCTTCGACGTGGTCGCCACCGCGGGCGACGGCGACCAGGCCGTGCGCCGGGCCAAGGCCGCCGCCCCCGACGTCCTGGTGCTCGACCTGAATCTGCCGGCCAAGCCCGGCGTCCAGGTCTGCAAGGAACTCGTCGGCCACAACCCCGCCCTGCGCGTCCTCGTCCTGTCCGCGAGCGGCGAGCACGCCGACGTCCTGGAGGCCGTGAAGTCGGGTGCCACCGGCTATCTGCTGAAGTCGGCCTCGACGGAGGAACTCCTCGACGCGGTGCGCCGTACGGCCGTCGGCGACCCGGTGTTCACGCCGGGCCTGGCAGGACTGGTCCTCGGCGAGTACCGCCGCCTCGCCTCCGAACCGCTGCCCGCCGCGCAGGACGCCGACCAGCCGGGGGCCCCGCAGCTCACCGAGCGCGAGACGGAGGTGCTGCGGCTCGTCGCCAAGGGCCTGAGCTACAAGCAGATCGCCGAACGCCTGGTCATCTCGCACCGCACGGTCCAGAACCACGTCCAGAACACCCTCGGCAAGCTCCAACTGCACAACCGGGTGGAGCTGGTGAGGTACGCGATAGAGCGCGGCCTCGACGACGAGTGA
- a CDS encoding ROK family glucokinase, with product MGLTIGVDIGGTKIAAGVVDEEGNILSTHKVPTPGTPEGIVDAIASAVEGARAGHEIVGVGIGAAGYVNRQRSEVYFAPNIDWRNEPLKTKVEARVGLPVVVENDANAAAWGEYKFGAGKGHRNVICITLGTGLGGGIIIGNKLRRGHYGVAAEFGHIRMVPDGLMCGCGSQGCWEQYASGRALVRYAKQRANATPENAEILLGMGDGTPEGIEGKHISMAARQGDPVAVDSYRELARWAGAGLADLASLFDPSAFIVGGGLSDEGELVLDPIRKSYKRWLVGGNWRPVADVIAAQLGNKAGLVGAADLAREPDPIM from the coding sequence ATGGGACTCACCATCGGCGTCGACATCGGCGGCACGAAGATCGCGGCCGGCGTGGTCGACGAGGAAGGCAACATCCTCTCGACCCACAAGGTGCCGACCCCGGGCACGCCCGAGGGCATCGTGGACGCCATCGCCTCCGCGGTGGAGGGCGCGCGCGCCGGGCACGAGATCGTCGGCGTGGGCATCGGTGCCGCCGGATACGTCAACCGTCAGCGTTCCGAGGTCTACTTCGCTCCCAACATCGACTGGCGCAACGAGCCGCTGAAGACGAAGGTCGAGGCCCGCGTCGGCCTCCCGGTCGTCGTCGAGAACGACGCCAACGCGGCCGCGTGGGGCGAGTACAAGTTCGGCGCGGGCAAGGGCCACCGCAACGTCATCTGCATCACCCTCGGCACCGGCCTCGGCGGCGGCATCATCATCGGCAACAAGCTGCGCCGCGGGCACTACGGCGTGGCCGCCGAGTTCGGGCACATCCGGATGGTCCCGGACGGCCTGATGTGCGGCTGCGGCTCGCAGGGCTGCTGGGAGCAGTACGCCTCCGGGCGCGCCCTCGTCAGATACGCCAAGCAGCGCGCCAACGCCACCCCCGAGAACGCCGAGATCCTGCTCGGCATGGGCGACGGCACCCCCGAGGGCATCGAGGGCAAGCACATCTCCATGGCCGCCCGCCAGGGCGACCCGGTCGCCGTCGACTCCTACCGCGAGCTGGCCCGCTGGGCCGGCGCCGGCCTCGCCGACCTGGCCTCCCTCTTCGACCCGTCCGCCTTCATCGTCGGCGGCGGTCTCTCCGACGAGGGCGAGCTGGTCCTCGACCCGATCCGCAAGTCCTACAAGCGCTGGCTGGTGGGCGGCAACTGGCGCCCGGTGGCGGATGTCATCGCCGCCCAGCTGGGCAACAAGGCTGGTCTGGTGGGCGCGGCGGACCTGGCCCGGGAGCCCGACCCGATCATGTAA
- a CDS encoding 2-hydroxyacid dehydrogenase, with protein MEILAFGVQADEKPLIEQAFQGHHDVRCLDVFLNEDTAPIATGYEVVCTSVNCDLGHRVLQTLAAGGTRMVAQRSTGFNNIDLDVAERLAMTVARVSYYSPHSVAEFAWTLAMAVNRRIVRASTRTRDFDFRLDGLMGRDLHGRTVGVLGTGKIGEAFTRIAHGFGMNLLGWDVAENPACLRLGMRYVPKEQLLAESDLVSLHVPLLPETRHLIDADALKAMKDDAILVNSSRGGLIDTAALVAELREGRFTGVGLDVYEAEAGLFFLDKSLQAIEDDTLARLVTFPNVLVTSHQAYYTRDAVGQIVETTLKNVLDYKAGRRSENVLVPRS; from the coding sequence TTGGAGATCCTGGCCTTCGGCGTGCAGGCGGACGAGAAGCCCCTGATCGAGCAGGCCTTCCAGGGCCACCACGACGTCCGCTGCCTGGACGTTTTCCTCAACGAGGACACCGCCCCCATCGCCACCGGCTACGAGGTCGTCTGCACCAGCGTCAACTGCGACCTCGGCCACCGCGTCCTGCAGACCCTCGCGGCCGGCGGGACCCGGATGGTCGCCCAGCGCTCCACCGGCTTCAACAACATCGACCTCGACGTCGCCGAGCGCCTCGCCATGACGGTCGCCCGGGTCTCGTACTACTCGCCCCACTCCGTGGCCGAGTTCGCCTGGACCCTCGCCATGGCGGTCAACCGCCGCATCGTGCGGGCCTCCACGCGCACGCGTGACTTCGACTTCCGCCTCGACGGCCTGATGGGCCGCGACCTGCACGGCCGCACCGTCGGCGTCCTCGGCACCGGCAAGATCGGCGAGGCCTTCACCCGCATCGCCCACGGCTTCGGCATGAACCTGCTCGGCTGGGACGTCGCCGAGAACCCCGCCTGCCTGCGACTCGGCATGCGCTACGTCCCCAAGGAACAGCTCCTCGCCGAGTCCGACCTGGTCAGCCTGCATGTCCCGCTGCTGCCGGAGACCCGGCACCTCATCGACGCGGACGCCCTGAAGGCCATGAAGGACGACGCGATCCTGGTCAACTCCAGCCGGGGCGGCCTCATCGACACCGCGGCCCTCGTCGCCGAACTGCGCGAGGGCCGCTTCACGGGTGTCGGCCTCGACGTGTACGAGGCGGAGGCCGGGCTCTTCTTCCTCGACAAGTCCCTCCAGGCCATCGAGGACGACACCCTGGCCCGTCTCGTCACCTTCCCGAACGTCCTGGTCACCTCGCACCAGGCGTACTACACCCGGGACGCGGTCGGCCAGATCGTCGAGACCACGCTGAAGAACGTCCTCGACTACAAGGCGGGCCGCCGCTCCGAGAACGTGCTGGTCCCCCGCAGCTGA